In a single window of the Subtercola sp. PAMC28395 genome:
- a CDS encoding stage II sporulation protein M has translation MDLDAYSAAHRAEWNRLDELGRLRNPSGAEADELIERYQSGASQLSALTTSAGSTAVGDRLSVSLSRARLRFTGASPNVLAQLPAFFALQLPAALYRIRWLVLVVALATLAVSTLYAVWALNDPQVLANFGTDDQLRKVAEQDFVNYYSNNPAASFTGQVWTNNAWITAQCVAFGIVGVYVPYLLLQNAINLGVNAAVLFHFGHADVFFQYILPHGMLELTAIFVGAAAGLRIFWAWIAPGPRTRGQALAEDGRALFTVAIGLVFVLLVSGVIEGFVTPQPWPWPVKIGIGAVALAAFLFYMLFVGGRAARAGQTGDLADFDAGAKRLVAA, from the coding sequence ATGGATCTTGACGCATACTCAGCAGCACATCGAGCCGAATGGAATCGCCTCGATGAACTCGGCCGACTCCGGAACCCGAGCGGTGCAGAGGCAGACGAGCTGATCGAGCGCTACCAGTCCGGCGCGTCCCAACTCTCGGCTCTCACCACCTCGGCGGGTTCGACGGCTGTCGGCGACCGGCTGTCGGTGTCGCTCTCGCGTGCCCGGCTGCGGTTCACCGGTGCCAGCCCGAATGTGCTCGCCCAGCTGCCGGCGTTCTTCGCCCTGCAGCTGCCGGCCGCGCTCTACCGTATCCGCTGGCTCGTGCTGGTGGTGGCGCTGGCCACGCTTGCTGTGAGCACACTCTATGCCGTGTGGGCGCTCAATGACCCGCAAGTGCTCGCCAACTTCGGCACAGACGACCAGCTCCGCAAGGTCGCCGAACAGGACTTCGTCAACTACTACTCCAACAATCCGGCGGCGTCGTTCACCGGCCAGGTCTGGACGAACAACGCCTGGATCACTGCGCAGTGTGTGGCATTCGGCATCGTGGGCGTCTACGTGCCGTATCTGTTGCTTCAGAACGCGATCAACCTCGGCGTGAACGCCGCGGTGCTCTTCCATTTCGGGCATGCCGACGTGTTCTTCCAGTACATCCTGCCGCACGGGATGCTCGAACTCACGGCGATCTTCGTGGGGGCCGCCGCCGGGCTCCGCATCTTCTGGGCATGGATCGCCCCGGGCCCGCGAACGCGGGGCCAGGCGCTCGCCGAAGACGGGCGGGCGCTGTTCACGGTGGCGATCGGGCTCGTGTTCGTGCTTCTCGTCTCGGGCGTGATCGAGGGCTTCGTCACCCCGCAGCCCTGGCCGTGGCCAGTCAAGATCGGCATCGGAGCCGTTGCGCTCGCCGCATTCCTGTTCTACATGCTGTTCGTCGGCGGCCGGGCCGCCCGCGCGGGCCAGACGGGCGACCTGGCCGACTTCGACGCCGGCGCGAAGCGTCTCGTCGCCGCATAG
- a CDS encoding DUF58 domain-containing protein, producing MAISGRFVLLLALGVLPIVVLGQAYGLAAEGLAAWLTLTVLLGVVDLTLAGSPRRLAAERVLPQRVRLGESVTSELYLTNTGRRMLRGTVRDAWQPSAGAATTRSAVDIPRGERRLVSVELRPFRRGERRVEFTSIRSFGPLGLWARQATLRVPGRIRVLPPFTSRKHLPSRLARLRELDGRTSLMIRGQGTEFDSLREYVRGDDVRSIDWRATARRDEVVVRTWRPERDRRVVIVIDTGRTSAARIDNEPRLDTAFESALLLAALATRAGDRVDVLAYDRRTRARVQGAVGPELLSRMVDALATVDPELLEMDWSAIPARVREITNQRALVVLLTSAETPGSSQGLLAVLPQLTQRHTVLVASVSDPETFARTARLGSRDEVYTAAAAERALLDVARVSAALRQQGADVVTGSPADLPPAVADRYLALKAAGRL from the coding sequence ATGGCGATTTCAGGGCGTTTCGTGCTGCTGCTGGCGCTCGGTGTTCTGCCGATCGTGGTGCTCGGGCAGGCCTACGGGCTGGCCGCCGAGGGCCTGGCAGCCTGGTTGACACTCACGGTACTGCTCGGCGTCGTCGATCTCACTCTCGCCGGCTCCCCGCGGCGCCTTGCGGCCGAACGTGTGCTGCCGCAGCGTGTGCGCCTCGGCGAGAGCGTCACGAGCGAGCTGTACCTCACCAACACCGGTCGCCGGATGCTCCGCGGCACAGTGCGCGACGCGTGGCAGCCCTCGGCCGGCGCCGCCACGACGAGGTCGGCCGTCGACATTCCGCGCGGCGAACGGCGTCTCGTGAGCGTCGAGCTCAGGCCGTTCAGGCGGGGGGAACGCCGGGTGGAGTTCACGAGCATCCGGTCGTTCGGGCCTCTCGGCCTGTGGGCCCGCCAGGCGACGCTGCGTGTGCCGGGGCGCATCCGGGTACTGCCGCCGTTCACCTCGCGCAAACACCTGCCATCGAGGCTGGCCCGGCTGCGGGAACTCGATGGGCGCACGAGCCTGATGATCCGTGGGCAGGGTACGGAGTTCGACAGCCTGCGCGAGTATGTGCGGGGCGACGATGTGCGGTCGATCGACTGGCGAGCCACCGCACGGCGCGACGAGGTCGTCGTTCGCACCTGGCGGCCGGAGCGTGATCGACGCGTCGTGATCGTGATCGACACGGGCCGCACGAGCGCCGCGCGCATCGACAACGAACCGCGCCTCGACACCGCGTTCGAGTCGGCGCTGCTGCTGGCAGCTCTCGCCACGAGGGCAGGCGACCGGGTGGATGTTCTGGCCTACGACCGGCGAACGCGCGCCCGTGTGCAGGGCGCCGTCGGGCCCGAGCTGTTGTCGCGCATGGTCGACGCCCTCGCCACGGTCGACCCCGAGCTTCTGGAGATGGACTGGAGCGCGATTCCAGCGCGGGTGCGCGAGATCACGAACCAGCGGGCGCTGGTGGTGCTGCTGACCTCGGCGGAGACGCCCGGGTCCTCGCAGGGTCTGCTTGCCGTGCTGCCGCAGCTCACCCAGCGGCACACGGTGCTTGTGGCGTCGGTCTCCGACCCGGAGACGTTTGCGCGCACCGCCCGGCTCGGCTCACGCGACGAGGTGTACACCGCGGCGGCGGCCGAACGTGCGCTGCTCGACGTTGCCCGCGTCTCTGCCGCGCTCCGGCAGCAGGGCGCCGACGTCGTCACGGGTTCCCCCGCCGACCTGCCCCCCGCCGTCGCCGACCGCTACCTCGCCCTCAAAGCCGCCGGCCGCCTCTAG